A portion of the Stigmatella aurantiaca DW4/3-1 genome contains these proteins:
- the typA gene encoding translational GTPase TypA: MIARENIRNVAIVAHVDHGKTTLVDHMLRQAGIFRSNEAVVERVMDSNDLEREKGITILAKNTAVSYKGTQINIIDTPGHADFGGEVERGLRLVDGVILLVDAAEGPLPQTRFVLGKALGMGLKTVLVINKIDRQDARAKVVLDLVYSLYIDLGADDSQLEFPVLYTIARQGQASLKLEEPGKTLDPLFSAILSHIQPPPKSDLETPQLLVANLDYDDYVGRLAVGRVQSGKLTPNMPVTVIREGGKQQQGKIVKLYGFSGLKRTEIQDAGPGEIVSIAGIEDISIGDTIADPANPVALPRITVEEPTMMMIFRVNDGPLAGKEGKYVTSRNLRERLYRESYRNVAIRVEDTETPDAFKVVGRGELQLAVIIETMRREGYELTASNPEPVTKTIDGKLHEPMELMVCDVPENSVGAVTERLGPRKGRMVDMSPLGSGRTRLQFRTPARGLIGFRSEFLTITRGEGIMSSQFDGYEPWFGYIPKRSNGAMVSDRLGETVPYALFSIQERGYLFVEAGVTVYEGMIIGEHAHPSELNVNCCREKKLTNIRAAGRDENVILTPPREMGLEKALEWIADDELVEVTPKSIRMRKKALSVGDRYRAERDRKREERNEA; this comes from the coding sequence ATGATCGCTCGCGAAAACATCCGGAACGTCGCCATCGTCGCCCACGTTGACCATGGCAAGACCACACTCGTTGACCACATGCTCCGCCAGGCGGGCATCTTCCGCAGCAATGAGGCGGTCGTTGAACGGGTGATGGACTCGAACGACCTCGAGCGCGAGAAGGGCATCACCATTCTCGCGAAGAACACGGCGGTCTCCTACAAGGGCACGCAGATCAACATCATCGACACGCCGGGCCACGCGGACTTCGGCGGCGAGGTGGAGCGCGGCCTGCGCCTGGTGGACGGCGTCATCCTGCTGGTGGACGCGGCCGAAGGCCCCCTGCCCCAGACGCGCTTCGTGCTCGGCAAGGCGCTGGGCATGGGCCTCAAGACGGTGCTGGTCATCAACAAGATCGACCGCCAGGACGCCCGGGCCAAGGTCGTCCTGGACCTCGTCTACTCCCTCTATATCGATCTGGGCGCGGACGACTCGCAGCTCGAGTTCCCGGTGCTCTACACCATCGCGCGCCAGGGCCAGGCCTCGCTGAAGCTGGAGGAGCCGGGCAAGACGCTGGACCCTCTCTTCTCGGCGATCCTCAGCCACATCCAGCCCCCGCCCAAGAGCGACCTGGAGACGCCGCAGTTGCTGGTGGCCAACCTGGACTACGACGACTACGTGGGCCGCCTCGCGGTGGGCCGCGTGCAGTCGGGCAAGCTCACCCCCAACATGCCGGTGACGGTGATCCGGGAGGGTGGCAAGCAGCAGCAGGGAAAGATCGTCAAGCTCTATGGCTTCTCGGGCCTGAAGCGCACGGAGATCCAGGACGCGGGCCCCGGAGAGATCGTCTCCATCGCGGGCATCGAGGACATCTCCATCGGTGACACCATCGCCGACCCGGCCAACCCCGTGGCGCTGCCGCGCATCACCGTGGAAGAGCCCACGATGATGATGATCTTCCGGGTGAACGACGGGCCGCTGGCGGGCAAGGAGGGCAAGTACGTCACCTCCCGCAACCTGCGCGAGCGCCTGTACCGCGAGTCCTACCGCAACGTGGCGATCCGCGTGGAGGACACCGAGACGCCGGACGCCTTCAAGGTGGTGGGCCGGGGCGAGCTCCAGCTGGCGGTCATCATCGAGACGATGCGCCGCGAGGGCTACGAGCTGACGGCCTCCAACCCGGAGCCGGTGACGAAGACGATCGACGGCAAGCTGCACGAGCCCATGGAGCTGATGGTGTGCGACGTGCCCGAGAACAGCGTGGGCGCGGTCACGGAGCGGCTGGGGCCTCGCAAGGGCCGCATGGTGGACATGTCGCCGCTGGGCTCGGGCCGCACGCGGCTCCAGTTCCGCACCCCGGCGCGAGGGCTCATCGGGTTCCGCTCGGAGTTCCTCACGATTACCCGCGGTGAGGGCATCATGAGCAGCCAGTTCGACGGATACGAGCCGTGGTTCGGCTACATCCCCAAGCGCAGCAACGGGGCGATGGTCTCCGACCGCCTGGGCGAGACGGTGCCCTACGCGCTGTTCAGCATCCAGGAGCGCGGCTACCTCTTCGTGGAGGCCGGCGTCACGGTGTACGAGGGGATGATCATCGGCGAGCACGCCCACCCCTCGGAGCTGAACGTCAACTGCTGCCGCGAGAAGAAGCTGACGAACATCCGCGCCGCGGGCCGCGACGAGAACGTCATCCTCACCCCGCCCCGGGAGATGGGGCTGGAGAAGGCGCTGGAGTGGATCGCCGACGATGAGCTGGTGGAGGTGACGCCCAAGTCGATCCGCATGCGCAAGAAGGCGCTCTCCGTGGGCGATCGCTACCGCGCCGAGCGTGACCGCAAGCGCGAGGAGCGCAACGAGGCGTAA
- a CDS encoding alpha/beta fold hydrolase: MGHLFHQDFLHLPDGTPLYYQRLGEGEPTMILCDGLGCDGFAWKYLTPFLARHHQVLRWHYRGHGRSGVPKDRSRLGMLYTCDDLARLMDAAGIQQAVLFGHSIGVQVALEFHRRHARRVKGLVLICGSYGYPLDTFHDSTLLKRLFPWLRRLVERYPPQAARLVRAVLSTELAMQVAILVELNRERIARQDMVPYFKHLANMDPVVFVRTLESMAEHSAKDHLPYVNVPTLIIGGGHDKFTPVRLSREMARTIPGAELLLLPSGTHTVPLEYRDQVELHVGRFLHERLGLTLPPP, translated from the coding sequence ATGGGACACCTCTTCCACCAGGACTTCCTCCACCTCCCCGATGGGACGCCGCTCTACTACCAGCGCCTGGGCGAGGGCGAGCCCACGATGATCCTCTGCGATGGGCTCGGCTGCGACGGCTTCGCCTGGAAGTACCTGACCCCCTTCCTCGCGCGCCACCACCAGGTGCTGCGCTGGCACTACCGCGGCCACGGCCGCTCCGGGGTGCCCAAGGACCGCTCCCGCCTGGGGATGCTCTACACCTGTGATGATCTGGCCCGGCTCATGGACGCCGCGGGGATCCAGCAGGCGGTCCTCTTCGGCCACTCCATTGGCGTCCAGGTGGCCCTGGAGTTCCACCGCCGCCACGCGCGCCGCGTGAAGGGGCTGGTGCTCATCTGCGGCAGCTACGGCTACCCGCTCGACACCTTCCACGACTCCACCCTCCTCAAGCGCCTCTTCCCCTGGCTGCGCCGCCTCGTGGAGCGCTACCCCCCCCAGGCCGCCCGGCTCGTGCGCGCGGTCTTGAGCACGGAGCTGGCCATGCAGGTGGCCATCCTCGTCGAGCTCAACCGGGAGCGCATCGCCCGGCAGGACATGGTTCCCTACTTCAAGCACCTGGCGAACATGGACCCGGTGGTGTTCGTGCGGACGCTGGAGTCCATGGCCGAGCACAGCGCCAAGGACCACCTGCCCTACGTGAACGTCCCCACGCTCATCATCGGCGGGGGGCACGACAAGTTCACCCCCGTGCGGTTGTCCCGGGAGATGGCCCGAACCATCCCCGGGGCCGAGCTCCTGCTGTTGCCCTCGGGCACCCACACCGTCCCCCTGGAGTACCGGGACCAGGTGGAGTTGCACGTGGGACGCTTCCTGCACGAGCGGCTGGGCCTGACCCTCCCCCCCCCTTAG
- a CDS encoding tetratricopeptide repeat protein — MVQSELYRRGYEQLKAGNYDEAKRLFLAHEEKAGTASETQALLRQAAASLAKSDLEGAAKVYEQLLERNPSLPEIYLGLTRISLFLGQLDAARVHATAAVRLGPELGLAWTLLGLVHEAEGDVAGALPHLSKATELSPSVFLCQFNLGRVLGVAGRPTEAIAALTRAVELEPGNPDGFYTLGIVYKQARQYENSLRSFEKAKDLAPKNVDYWATLADVLFEVREFQAARDILDRGLAACGEHPALLEKALATAMMLSDNAGAIRYVERELKVVPNHEQGWINLANLALLEKDFDKSEKAARELLRRNPESWEAWYHLGNLFEAVPDEAKAEEAYRKAVELAPDNWKPLTNLAGLLIQMESRAKNAEAVPLLEQAALIAPKGEWRVQYNLALAYTKLGKRERALELARRIVREAPAGDATAEEARKLESNLLEAAQ, encoded by the coding sequence ATGGTCCAGAGCGAACTCTACCGACGCGGTTACGAGCAGCTGAAGGCGGGGAACTACGACGAGGCCAAACGGCTCTTCCTGGCCCACGAGGAAAAAGCCGGCACCGCCTCGGAGACCCAAGCGCTGTTGCGCCAGGCAGCGGCAAGCCTGGCCAAGAGCGATCTGGAGGGGGCCGCCAAGGTCTATGAGCAACTGCTCGAGCGCAACCCGTCCCTTCCGGAGATCTACCTCGGCCTGACGCGCATCAGCCTCTTCCTGGGGCAGCTCGACGCCGCGCGTGTCCACGCCACCGCGGCCGTGCGGCTGGGCCCCGAGTTGGGCCTTGCCTGGACGCTGCTGGGCCTGGTGCATGAAGCCGAGGGCGACGTGGCCGGTGCCCTGCCGCACCTGAGCAAGGCCACCGAGCTGTCCCCGTCCGTCTTCCTGTGTCAGTTCAACCTGGGGCGGGTGCTGGGCGTGGCGGGGCGTCCCACCGAGGCCATCGCGGCGCTCACCCGGGCGGTCGAACTCGAGCCGGGCAATCCGGACGGCTTCTACACGCTCGGCATCGTCTACAAGCAGGCCCGGCAATACGAGAACTCACTCCGGTCCTTCGAGAAAGCGAAGGATCTGGCCCCGAAGAACGTCGATTACTGGGCCACCCTCGCCGACGTGCTCTTCGAGGTGAGGGAGTTCCAGGCGGCGCGCGACATTCTCGACCGGGGGCTCGCGGCCTGTGGCGAACACCCCGCGCTCCTGGAGAAGGCCCTCGCCACGGCGATGATGCTCTCTGACAACGCGGGCGCCATCCGCTATGTGGAGCGGGAGCTGAAAGTCGTGCCCAACCACGAGCAGGGGTGGATCAACCTCGCCAACCTGGCGCTCCTGGAGAAGGACTTCGACAAGAGCGAGAAGGCGGCCCGGGAACTGCTGCGGCGCAACCCGGAGAGCTGGGAGGCGTGGTACCACCTGGGCAATCTCTTCGAGGCGGTGCCTGACGAGGCGAAGGCGGAAGAGGCCTACCGCAAGGCTGTCGAACTCGCCCCCGACAACTGGAAGCCCCTCACCAACCTCGCCGGGCTCCTCATCCAGATGGAGTCTCGGGCCAAGAACGCCGAGGCCGTTCCCCTGCTGGAGCAAGCCGCCCTGATCGCCCCCAAGGGGGAGTGGCGGGTGCAGTACAACCTGGCGCTGGCCTACACGAAGCTCGGCAAACGCGAGCGGGCCCTGGAACTCGCCCGCCGGATCGTGCGCGAGGCCCCCGCGGGCGATGCCACGGCCGAGGAGGCCCGCAAGCTGGAGTCCAACCTCCTGGAGGCCGCGCAATAG
- the rsmD gene encoding 16S rRNA (guanine(966)-N(2))-methyltransferase RsmD — MRIVAGSARGRALQGPKPTSRHIRPTADRVRETLFNVLGQWLEGQAVLDLYAGTGALGLEALSRGAGRAVLVDSDREAQALCRQNTDTLGFSSQVELLCLPVARAVEQLGQKGLSFELIFADPPYAVRGVEGVLEQVARSKLLTPGGMLVVEHDKREVAPGSHEGLERVDQRKFGDTVASFYRNP; from the coding sequence ATGCGAATCGTTGCTGGCAGTGCCCGGGGCCGCGCCCTTCAGGGTCCCAAGCCCACGTCCCGGCACATCCGGCCCACGGCGGACCGGGTCCGGGAGACGCTTTTCAACGTGCTCGGCCAGTGGCTGGAAGGCCAGGCCGTGCTGGATCTCTACGCGGGCACGGGGGCGCTGGGGCTGGAGGCCCTCTCCCGGGGGGCTGGCCGGGCGGTGCTCGTGGACTCGGACCGCGAAGCCCAGGCGCTTTGTCGGCAGAACACGGACACGCTGGGGTTCTCCTCACAGGTGGAACTGCTGTGCCTGCCCGTGGCGCGGGCCGTGGAGCAGTTGGGCCAGAAGGGGTTGTCCTTCGAGCTCATCTTCGCGGATCCACCCTATGCGGTGCGGGGGGTGGAGGGGGTGCTGGAGCAGGTGGCCCGGTCGAAGCTGCTGACACCGGGGGGGATGCTCGTCGTCGAGCACGACAAGCGAGAGGTGGCGCCCGGCTCCCACGAAGGGCTCGAGCGGGTGGATCAGCGCAAGTTCGGGGACACGGTGGCGAGCTTCTACCGCAATCCTTGA
- a CDS encoding sigma-54-dependent Fis family transcriptional regulator, translating to MDFEKYQNLPTIIMLREVIRKWWQADLTFADKHGVVQTWQSGEPPLPPNDFCRLSVLAPEGERRCSESLRSLQQKFKGNKRLRQALAQDCHLNFTLVGVPLYLDAEYEGMLFVQGLIRHPLEDHSAQVLKAQLRELVPVASDLDRALARVPVLDAAEMGKLSDLLELAISEILRHEEVTTRREEPPAAPPPPPTESDPFDKLIGRSGPMLEILKLIEKVAQSHSTVLINGESGTGKELVARALHHHGLRRDRPFVVQNCSAFNDNLLESALFGHTRGAFTGATRDKKGLFEVADGGTFFLDEVGDMSPALQVKLLRVLQEGTFLPVGGTHPKEVDVRVIAATHKDLGEMVKRGEFREDLYYRINVIRLHLPPLRERREDLPVLIEHFLRKHHREGQRARGLEPEALPLFSAYHWPGNIRELENEIERLLVLGGDREWLPAELISPRIRDAVMPGELSMSALRATGKLPEAVEALEREMIQRGLARTQHNKSRLARELGISRSNLILKIARYGLDRGPDEAEEKD from the coding sequence ATGGATTTCGAGAAGTACCAGAATCTGCCCACCATCATCATGCTCAGGGAAGTCATTCGCAAGTGGTGGCAAGCGGACCTGACCTTCGCGGACAAGCACGGGGTGGTGCAGACCTGGCAGAGCGGGGAGCCGCCCCTGCCCCCCAACGATTTCTGCAGGCTGTCGGTCCTCGCACCGGAGGGCGAGCGCCGCTGCAGCGAATCGCTGCGATCGCTGCAACAGAAGTTCAAGGGCAACAAGCGGCTGAGGCAGGCACTGGCCCAGGACTGTCACCTGAACTTCACCCTCGTGGGCGTCCCGCTCTACCTCGATGCCGAATACGAAGGCATGCTCTTCGTCCAGGGCCTCATCCGGCACCCGCTCGAGGACCACTCGGCGCAGGTGCTCAAGGCGCAGCTGCGCGAGCTGGTGCCCGTGGCCTCGGATCTCGATCGCGCCCTGGCGCGCGTGCCCGTGCTGGATGCCGCGGAGATGGGCAAGCTGTCGGATCTGCTCGAGTTGGCGATCAGCGAAATCCTCCGTCACGAAGAGGTCACGACCCGGCGGGAGGAACCCCCGGCCGCGCCCCCGCCCCCACCAACGGAGAGCGATCCGTTCGACAAGCTCATCGGCCGCTCGGGTCCCATGCTGGAGATCCTCAAGCTGATCGAAAAGGTGGCCCAGTCCCACTCCACCGTGCTCATCAATGGGGAATCCGGCACCGGCAAGGAGCTGGTGGCGCGCGCCCTCCACCACCATGGCCTCCGGCGCGACCGGCCCTTCGTCGTCCAGAACTGCTCGGCCTTCAACGACAACCTGCTGGAGAGCGCCCTGTTCGGCCACACCCGCGGCGCTTTCACCGGGGCCACGCGGGACAAGAAGGGCCTCTTCGAGGTGGCGGACGGAGGAACCTTCTTCCTGGACGAGGTGGGCGACATGTCCCCGGCGCTCCAGGTCAAGCTGCTGCGCGTGCTCCAGGAAGGCACGTTCCTGCCCGTGGGCGGCACCCACCCCAAGGAAGTGGATGTGCGCGTCATCGCCGCCACCCACAAGGACCTGGGGGAGATGGTCAAGCGGGGGGAATTCCGCGAGGACCTCTACTACCGCATCAACGTCATCCGGCTGCACCTGCCCCCCTTGCGTGAGCGCCGCGAGGACCTGCCCGTCCTCATCGAGCACTTCCTGCGCAAGCACCACCGCGAGGGCCAGCGCGCCCGGGGCCTGGAACCGGAAGCCCTGCCGCTCTTCAGCGCCTACCACTGGCCCGGCAACATCCGCGAGTTGGAGAACGAAATCGAGCGGCTGCTGGTGCTTGGCGGGGACCGGGAGTGGCTCCCGGCCGAGCTCATTTCCCCCCGCATCCGGGACGCGGTGATGCCCGGCGAGTTGTCGATGTCGGCCCTGCGGGCCACCGGCAAGCTCCCCGAGGCGGTAGAAGCCCTGGAGCGGGAAATGATTCAGCGCGGGCTGGCGCGCACCCAGCACAACAAGAGCCGGCTGGCGCGGGAGCTGGGCATCAGCCGCTCCAACCTCATCCTGAAGATTGCCCGGTATGGGCTGGACCGGGGGCCGGACGAGGCCGAGGAGAAAGACTGA
- the coaD gene encoding pantetheine-phosphate adenylyltransferase, whose translation MPVAIYPGSFDPLTNGHLSLIQRGLKMFDRLIVAIAVNPKKTPLFSLEERKQLIREACQDPRVEVDSFQGLLVQYAQRRQVNVLIRGLRAVSDFEFEFQLANMNRKLEPDIETVFMMTGEDYFYISSQLVREVASLGGDVTGLVPANVNAKLQEKFAPQLPKP comes from the coding sequence ATGCCGGTGGCCATTTATCCAGGTTCCTTTGATCCGCTCACCAACGGGCACCTCAGCCTCATCCAGCGTGGCCTCAAGATGTTCGATCGGCTCATCGTGGCCATCGCGGTGAACCCCAAGAAGACGCCGCTGTTCTCTCTGGAGGAGCGCAAGCAGCTCATCCGCGAGGCCTGCCAGGACCCCCGTGTGGAGGTGGACTCCTTCCAGGGCCTGCTGGTGCAGTACGCCCAGCGGCGCCAGGTGAACGTCCTCATCCGGGGGCTGCGTGCCGTGTCGGACTTCGAGTTCGAATTCCAGCTCGCCAACATGAACCGCAAGCTGGAGCCCGACATCGAGACGGTCTTCATGATGACGGGAGAGGACTACTTCTACATCTCCTCGCAGCTGGTCCGCGAGGTCGCCTCGCTGGGGGGGGACGTGACAGGCCTGGTACCCGCCAACGTGAACGCGAAGCTTCAGGAGAAGTTCGCGCCCCAACTGCCGAAGCCCTAA
- a CDS encoding cation diffusion facilitator family transporter: protein MTTSAHPPGKTKHAHGGGHGHDHHGHDHSHGHGHGNGQPPGRPSQLADERRKDRRRLLLALVFTATIALAEAIGGYLTQSLALMSDAGHMLTDISALALSLLALWFAGKPADLKKTYGYYRMEILSALLNGMLLLLLTAFIVFEAWQRFREPTPVRVGPMAVVALVGLVANLAALGFLHRTHSMNVRGAFLHVLGDALSSVGVLVGAAIMAATGWYAVDPLISLLISVVIVVGALRLVRDAVDVLLEAVPAHVDLEAVKGLLMRVQGVSAVHDLHVWTISSGLYALSAHLVVADPMVCNNDEILSSVKHELFDRFGIDHTTIQIESETYAHLGEVH, encoded by the coding sequence GTGACTACATCAGCGCACCCGCCTGGCAAGACGAAGCACGCGCATGGCGGAGGGCATGGGCATGATCACCACGGCCATGACCATTCGCATGGGCACGGGCATGGGAACGGCCAGCCCCCTGGGAGGCCCTCCCAGCTGGCCGACGAGCGGCGCAAGGATCGCCGCCGCCTGCTGCTCGCGTTGGTCTTCACGGCCACCATCGCGCTGGCGGAGGCCATTGGGGGCTACCTGACCCAGTCGCTGGCGCTGATGTCCGACGCGGGCCACATGCTGACGGACATCTCCGCGCTGGCGCTGAGCCTGCTGGCGCTGTGGTTCGCGGGCAAGCCGGCGGACCTGAAGAAGACCTACGGCTATTACCGGATGGAGATCCTCAGCGCGCTCCTCAACGGGATGCTGTTGCTGTTGCTGACCGCGTTCATCGTCTTCGAGGCCTGGCAGCGCTTCCGCGAGCCCACCCCGGTCCGGGTGGGGCCCATGGCGGTGGTGGCGCTCGTGGGCCTGGTGGCGAACCTGGCGGCGCTGGGCTTCCTGCACCGGACGCACTCCATGAACGTGCGCGGTGCGTTCCTGCACGTGTTGGGGGATGCGCTGTCCAGCGTGGGCGTGCTCGTGGGCGCCGCCATCATGGCGGCGACGGGCTGGTATGCCGTGGATCCCCTCATCTCCCTGCTCATCTCGGTGGTCATCGTCGTGGGCGCCCTCCGGCTGGTGCGGGACGCGGTGGACGTGCTGCTGGAGGCCGTGCCCGCGCACGTGGACCTGGAGGCGGTGAAGGGGCTGCTGATGCGGGTGCAGGGGGTGAGCGCCGTGCATGATCTGCACGTGTGGACCATCTCCAGCGGGCTGTACGCGCTCTCGGCGCACCTGGTGGTGGCCGACCCCATGGTCTGCAACAACGATGAGATCCTCTCCTCGGTGAAGCACGAGCTGTTCGACCGTTTCGGGATCGATCACACCACCATCCAGATCGAGAGCGAGACGTACGCCCACCTCGGCGAGGTGCACTGA